One part of the Methylobacterium terrae genome encodes these proteins:
- a CDS encoding YcgN family cysteine cluster protein codes for MAEARSKTPRPPASLKAATPFWRGKVLEDFSPAEWESLCDGCGRCCLLKLEDEDTAEIHYTDIGCTLLDAGTCRCSDYARRQARVPDCVRLTPEAVRSLPWLPPTCGYRLVRDGHDLPWWHPLVSGTRRTVHEAGISVRGKVSGTEEEFETEELPDRIVEWPGQDPRSPDPRAAK; via the coding sequence GTGGCCGAAGCCCGCAGCAAGACCCCGCGCCCGCCCGCCTCCCTCAAGGCCGCGACCCCGTTCTGGCGCGGCAAAGTCCTGGAGGATTTCAGCCCGGCCGAATGGGAGAGCCTGTGCGACGGCTGCGGCCGCTGCTGCCTGCTCAAGCTCGAGGACGAGGACACCGCCGAGATCCACTACACCGACATCGGCTGCACGCTGCTGGATGCCGGCACCTGCCGCTGCAGCGACTACGCGAGGCGCCAGGCCCGCGTCCCCGACTGCGTCCGGTTGACGCCCGAGGCGGTGCGCTCTCTGCCCTGGCTGCCGCCGACCTGCGGCTACCGCCTGGTGCGCGACGGGCACGACCTGCCGTGGTGGCACCCCCTGGTCTCCGGCACCCGCCGCACCGTGCACGAGGCCGGCATCTCGGTCCGCGGCAAGGTCAGCGGCACCGAGGAGGAGTTCGAGACCGAGGAGCTGCCCGACCGCATCGTCGAGTGGCCCGGGCAGGACCCTCGGAGCCCGGACCCGCGGGCGGCGAAATGA
- a CDS encoding transglycosylase domain-containing protein, protein MLGFDAWMNDGLYNGGRSFGEAYGRYAEKIQRRFRVAGIKRVVLDLTSEAVTLGLAGGVVMLTLAQPAFNQTSENWLKAPDLAVTFLDRYGTEVGRRGIKHDDSLRIDEFPDILVKALISTEDRRFYEHWGIDPIGTLRAVTVNARGGGHVQGGSSLTQQLAKNLFLSNERSLERKVNEAFLALWLECHLTKNEILKLYLDRAYMGGGTFGAAAAADYYFGKNLKDITLPEAAMLAGLFKAPTKYAPHVNLPAARARAADVLHNMVEAGYLTEGQIQSALRNPATPVTRSRDISADYYLDWAFNEIKKLVDEGKLKKERVLVVKTPLDLAIQKRADQAVENVLRQFGDAFDVEQAALVTMDPDGAVRAMVGGADYGQSQFNRATDALRQPGSSFKPYVYAAALATGQWRPESKVVDRPVCIGNWCPANYGRSFAGTVPLWVAVAKSINTIPVQFSIAMGKQLGETHDARAAKLGRSKIIALAHKMGVTSNLVDSVSLPIGSAEVTVIDQAAGYSVFANGGRRAKPYAATEIRTGAGEVIYRHDTSEAPPEQVLSTRVVADMNYMLNKVVDEGTGRKAAVEGVRTAGKSGTTNAYRDAWFVGYTGNLVTAVWYGNDDHSSTKNLTGGSLPAITFHEVMAPAHQGLEIKPMPGFESDKAGARTAQGPAPATPPPGAPAGALSRRSFEVLGGLGTLFRSVESPPPGRAAFNAVGGGGAGGSSVR, encoded by the coding sequence ATGCTCGGCTTCGACGCCTGGATGAACGACGGCCTCTACAACGGCGGCCGCTCGTTCGGCGAGGCCTACGGGCGCTACGCCGAGAAGATCCAGCGGCGCTTCCGGGTCGCGGGCATCAAGCGCGTCGTGCTCGACCTCACCAGCGAGGCGGTGACGCTCGGGCTCGCCGGCGGCGTGGTGATGCTGACGCTCGCCCAGCCGGCCTTCAACCAGACCAGCGAGAACTGGCTCAAGGCCCCGGACCTCGCCGTGACCTTCCTCGACCGCTACGGCACCGAGGTCGGGCGGCGCGGCATTAAGCACGACGATTCGCTGCGCATCGACGAGTTTCCCGACATCCTGGTCAAGGCGCTGATCTCGACCGAGGACCGGCGCTTCTACGAGCACTGGGGCATCGACCCGATCGGCACCCTGCGCGCCGTGACCGTGAACGCGCGCGGCGGCGGCCACGTCCAGGGCGGCTCCTCGCTCACCCAGCAGCTCGCCAAGAACCTGTTCCTGTCGAACGAGCGCTCGCTCGAGCGCAAGGTCAACGAGGCGTTCCTGGCGCTCTGGCTCGAGTGCCACCTGACCAAGAACGAGATCCTGAAGCTCTACCTCGACCGGGCCTACATGGGCGGCGGCACCTTCGGGGCGGCGGCGGCGGCGGACTACTACTTCGGCAAGAACCTCAAGGACATCACCCTGCCGGAGGCCGCCATGCTGGCCGGCCTGTTCAAGGCGCCGACGAAGTACGCGCCCCACGTCAACCTGCCGGCGGCGCGCGCGCGGGCGGCGGACGTGCTGCACAACATGGTCGAGGCGGGCTACCTGACGGAAGGGCAGATCCAGTCGGCCCTGCGCAACCCGGCGACCCCGGTGACGCGCTCGCGCGACATCAGCGCCGACTACTACCTCGACTGGGCCTTCAACGAGATCAAGAAGCTCGTCGACGAGGGCAAGCTGAAGAAGGAGCGGGTGCTGGTCGTGAAGACCCCGCTCGACCTCGCGATCCAGAAGCGGGCCGACCAGGCGGTGGAGAACGTGCTGCGCCAGTTCGGCGACGCCTTCGACGTCGAGCAGGCGGCCCTCGTGACCATGGACCCCGACGGCGCCGTGCGGGCGATGGTCGGCGGGGCCGATTACGGCCAGAGCCAGTTCAACCGCGCCACCGACGCGCTGCGCCAGCCCGGATCCTCGTTCAAGCCCTACGTCTACGCCGCGGCGCTCGCGACCGGGCAGTGGCGGCCCGAGAGCAAGGTGGTCGACCGGCCGGTCTGCATCGGCAACTGGTGCCCGGCGAATTACGGCCGCTCCTTCGCCGGCACGGTGCCGCTCTGGGTCGCGGTGGCGAAGTCGATCAACACCATCCCGGTGCAGTTCTCGATCGCCATGGGCAAGCAGCTCGGCGAGACCCACGACGCCCGGGCGGCCAAGCTCGGCCGCTCCAAGATCATCGCGCTCGCCCACAAGATGGGCGTGACCTCGAACCTCGTCGATTCGGTGTCGCTGCCGATCGGCTCGGCCGAGGTGACGGTGATCGACCAGGCCGCCGGCTACTCGGTCTTCGCCAACGGGGGGCGGCGGGCCAAGCCCTACGCGGCGACCGAGATCCGCACCGGCGCCGGCGAGGTGATCTACCGCCACGACACCAGCGAGGCCCCCCCCGAGCAGGTGCTCTCGACCCGCGTCGTCGCCGACATGAACTACATGCTGAACAAGGTCGTCGACGAGGGCACGGGCCGCAAGGCGGCGGTCGAGGGCGTGCGCACCGCCGGCAAGTCAGGCACCACCAACGCCTACCGCGACGCCTGGTTCGTCGGCTACACCGGCAACCTCGTGACCGCCGTCTGGTACGGCAACGACGACCATTCCTCGACCAAGAACCTGACCGGCGGCTCGCTGCCGGCGATCACCTTCCACGAGGTGATGGCCCCGGCCCACCAGGGCCTCGAGATCAAGCCGATGCCGGGCTTCGAATCCGACAAGGCCGGCGCCCGCACCGCGCAAGGTCCCGCCCCGGCGACGCCCCCGCCCGGCGCCCCGGCCGGCGCCCTGTCGCGCCGCTCCTTCGAGGTGCTGGGCGGCCTGGGGACCCTGTTCCGCTCGGTCGAGAGCCCGCCCCCCGGACGGGCGGCGTTCAACGCGGTGGGAGGCGGCGGGGCCGGCGGGTCGTCGGTCCGGTGA
- a CDS encoding ferritin-like domain-containing protein, protein MGLFSKPIKSMDDLFHHMLQDIYYAEQQITKALPKMIAKASDPQLKAGFETHLRETEGQIRRLDQVFQTLGQSAKGVRCAAMDGIIAEAEEIIGDTDDAEVRDAAMLAAAQAVEHYEITRYGTIIAYAQQLGRKDVIGPLQQTLEEEKATDKILTSLAESRVNRKAA, encoded by the coding sequence ATGGGCCTGTTCTCGAAACCGATCAAGAGCATGGACGATCTGTTCCACCACATGCTCCAGGACATCTACTACGCCGAGCAGCAGATCACGAAGGCGCTGCCGAAGATGATCGCCAAGGCGAGCGACCCGCAGCTGAAGGCGGGCTTCGAGACCCACCTGCGCGAGACCGAAGGCCAGATCCGGCGGCTCGACCAGGTGTTCCAGACGCTCGGCCAGTCCGCCAAGGGCGTCCGCTGCGCGGCGATGGACGGGATCATCGCCGAGGCCGAGGAAATCATCGGCGACACCGACGACGCCGAGGTGCGCGACGCCGCCATGCTGGCCGCCGCCCAGGCGGTCGAGCACTACGAGATCACCCGCTACGGCACCATCATCGCCTATGCCCAGCAGCTCGGCCGCAAGGACGTGATCGGGCCGCTGCAGCAGACCCTCGAAGAGGAGAAGGCGACCGACAAGATCCTCACCTCGCTCGCCGAGAGCCGGGTGAACCGCAAGGCTGCCTGA